A genomic segment from Myxococcota bacterium encodes:
- a CDS encoding DUF4350 domain-containing protein, protein MTSRARISLAVALLAMLFVGTLWSARAPRERGADTYGLPSWGQRAAYDVLREAGVPVERSFAAPAALPEGATVWWIAPFDACALLASAQGEDERARPWDPVPWVRRGGTAVLFLPAESLACLGRARIAGVAVPRRWVDGVDRDASVHAVADLDARLREWMGDAFAAEKREQFVSGRIAPRARVLFDVGIASFEAAGAWDVAASVDGRPFVLERAVGAGRVALVADAGIARNGALATGDNAPLLFDLVDAYGVPRIDEREHGHAASSSAVATLARSRAAPVFAGTALVLALLVWRAHALPRRALVDPPRAAPTVDAFVDSLALLYARSGDRARVLARYRELSLRRLQRALRLPHETPPERVLEIVRAHPRVDPAHFRMLAASDADPSPGRVRRVARALDALVGEVSR, encoded by the coding sequence ATGACGTCGCGCGCGCGCATCTCGCTCGCCGTCGCGCTGCTCGCGATGCTCTTCGTCGGGACGCTCTGGAGCGCGCGCGCGCCGCGCGAGCGCGGCGCCGACACCTACGGGCTTCCGTCGTGGGGACAGCGCGCCGCCTACGACGTGCTGCGCGAGGCGGGCGTTCCGGTCGAGCGCAGCTTCGCCGCGCCGGCTGCGCTGCCCGAGGGCGCGACCGTCTGGTGGATCGCGCCGTTCGACGCGTGCGCGCTGCTCGCCTCCGCGCAGGGCGAGGACGAGCGAGCGCGTCCGTGGGACCCCGTGCCGTGGGTGCGACGCGGCGGCACCGCGGTGCTCTTCCTTCCCGCGGAGTCGCTCGCCTGCCTCGGCCGCGCGCGCATCGCAGGCGTGGCGGTGCCGCGGCGCTGGGTCGACGGCGTCGACCGCGACGCGTCGGTCCACGCGGTCGCCGACCTCGACGCGCGGCTGCGCGAGTGGATGGGCGACGCGTTCGCGGCCGAGAAGCGCGAGCAGTTCGTGTCGGGCCGCATCGCGCCGCGCGCGCGCGTGCTCTTCGACGTCGGCATCGCGAGCTTCGAGGCGGCCGGCGCGTGGGACGTGGCGGCGTCGGTCGACGGCCGGCCCTTCGTGCTCGAGCGCGCGGTCGGAGCGGGCCGCGTCGCGCTCGTCGCCGACGCCGGCATCGCGCGCAACGGCGCGCTCGCGACGGGCGACAACGCGCCGCTCCTCTTCGACCTCGTCGACGCCTACGGCGTGCCGCGCATCGACGAGCGCGAGCACGGCCACGCCGCGTCGTCGTCGGCCGTCGCGACGCTCGCGCGCTCGCGCGCCGCGCCGGTGTTCGCGGGCACGGCGCTCGTGCTCGCGCTGCTCGTCTGGCGCGCGCACGCGCTGCCGCGCCGCGCGCTCGTCGACCCGCCGCGCGCGGCGCCGACCGTCGACGCGTTCGTCGACTCGCTCGCGCTGCTGTACGCGCGCAGCGGCGACCGCGCGCGCGTGCTCGCGCGCTACCGCGAGCTGTCGCTCCGGCGGCTGCAGCGCGCGCTGCGTCTCCCGCACGAGACGCCGCCCGAGCGCGTGCTCGAGATCGTGCGCGCGCACCCGCGCGTCGACCCCGCACACTTCCGCATGCTCGCGGCGAGCGATGCCGACCCGAGCCCCGGGCGCGTGCGCCGCGTCGCCCGCGCGCTCGACGCGCTCGTAGGAGAGGTGAGTCGATGA
- a CDS encoding FAD-binding protein, translated as MGDAPDDRRERGALSRRAFLATAATAAGALGASACATGAAGGAASEGEHGADGERWDEETDVVVVGAGTGVCGALAAATGGARVLVLEKRAGPGGNTAMSGGVAWIPNNHCMAAAGIADSRENALTYLRKLRLDQADDALLEAFVDAAPEMARFVEATTSIRWRVSTIMGKAADYHPEWPGGVRRGRSIEPTVDAPGMYGLHLVSALVAGATAAGAELRTRTPVERLVTRDAPDGAREVRGVVALRDGAPWRIRARRGVLLAAGGFDWNFDMKRHFLRGMSPFPLGSPGNTGDGVRMAMQAGADLRNMNEAWGMTVYAAEARANQARGIGPSLSAEVEKRAAGSIVVNRYGERFANEAGDYDSTWRTYFSWENWGELAQRNLPAFALFDARVRRDATIAGRRAGEPLPDWVVEAPTLAALAAKLGIDAPALEATVRAFNRHARDGRDPRFHRGESHYDRFGEDDVRGVLGPLAEPPFYGAELAVGDIGTCGGPRVDPRARVLDPFGRWIRGLYASGNNAGIGSPGASYGGGGGTIGPALTFAYLAGRELGSTP; from the coding sequence ATGGGCGACGCACCGGACGATCGACGCGAGCGCGGCGCGCTCTCGCGGCGCGCGTTCCTCGCGACGGCCGCGACGGCCGCGGGCGCGCTCGGCGCCAGCGCCTGCGCGACGGGCGCCGCCGGCGGCGCAGCGAGCGAAGGCGAGCACGGCGCCGACGGCGAGCGCTGGGACGAGGAGACGGACGTCGTCGTGGTCGGCGCCGGCACCGGCGTCTGCGGCGCGCTCGCCGCGGCGACGGGCGGCGCGCGCGTCCTCGTGCTCGAGAAGCGCGCGGGCCCGGGCGGCAACACGGCGATGTCGGGCGGCGTCGCGTGGATCCCGAACAACCACTGCATGGCGGCGGCCGGCATCGCCGACTCGCGCGAGAACGCGCTCACCTATCTCCGCAAGCTCCGCCTCGACCAGGCCGACGACGCGCTGCTCGAGGCCTTCGTGGATGCCGCGCCCGAGATGGCGCGCTTCGTCGAGGCGACGACGTCGATCCGCTGGCGCGTCTCGACGATCATGGGCAAGGCCGCCGACTATCATCCGGAGTGGCCGGGCGGCGTGCGCCGCGGCCGCAGCATCGAGCCCACGGTCGATGCGCCCGGCATGTACGGCCTGCACCTCGTCTCCGCGCTCGTCGCGGGCGCGACCGCGGCCGGCGCCGAGCTGCGCACGCGCACGCCCGTCGAGCGGCTCGTCACGCGCGACGCGCCCGACGGCGCGCGCGAGGTGCGAGGCGTCGTCGCGCTGCGCGACGGCGCGCCGTGGCGCATCCGCGCGCGGCGCGGCGTGCTGCTCGCGGCCGGCGGCTTCGACTGGAACTTCGACATGAAGCGCCACTTCCTGCGCGGCATGAGCCCCTTCCCGCTCGGCTCGCCCGGCAACACCGGCGACGGCGTGCGCATGGCCATGCAGGCGGGCGCCGACCTGCGCAACATGAACGAGGCCTGGGGCATGACCGTGTACGCCGCCGAGGCGCGCGCGAACCAGGCGCGCGGCATCGGCCCGTCGCTCTCGGCCGAGGTCGAGAAGCGCGCGGCCGGCTCGATCGTCGTCAACCGCTACGGCGAACGCTTCGCGAACGAGGCGGGCGACTACGACTCGACCTGGCGCACCTACTTCAGCTGGGAGAACTGGGGCGAGCTCGCGCAGCGCAACCTGCCCGCGTTCGCGCTCTTCGACGCGCGCGTGCGGCGCGACGCGACGATCGCCGGCCGACGCGCCGGCGAGCCGCTCCCCGACTGGGTGGTCGAGGCGCCCACCCTCGCCGCGCTCGCCGCGAAGCTCGGCATCGACGCCCCCGCGCTCGAGGCCACCGTCCGCGCGTTCAACCGCCACGCGCGCGACGGCCGCGACCCGCGCTTCCACCGCGGCGAGAGCCACTACGACCGCTTCGGCGAGGACGACGTCCGCGGCGTCCTCGGCCCGCTCGCCGAGCCGCCCTTCTACGGCGCCGAGCTCGCCGTGGGCGACATCGGCACCTGCGGCGGCCCCCGCGTCGACCCCCGCGCCCGCGTCCTCGACCCGTTCGGCCGCTGGATCCGCGGCCTCTATGCTTCCGGCAACAACGCGGGCATCGGCAGCCCGGGCGCGAGCTACGGCGGCGGCGGCGGCACCATCGGCCCCGCCCTCACCTTCGCCTACCTGGCCGGCCGCGAGCTCGGGAGCACCCCATGA
- a CDS encoding transporter, whose translation MRPQPAPSARRAPRTAGLALALALAAATAARAAELATSHVVPGGTRPFAVAVAPPPGPTFAHTLSVADVRVDRAALRGVLHRDVDAKLVDGTLRVRHAFERRALGGRFELEAALAYGWIELGARRPFPPSTALVAVRDDRFDLGDLSFTPLSYYWNRGRVHVHLAHAITAPTGGYDARRQLDVGRNHWSFDTTLAGTFFNERSGSEVSGAIGWMTNTENRATRFDSGDELHVDAMLNQWLATNFAVGAHGYFALQTGPDDIAGRSTRGLVGRAVGVGAAAQWAPDVFDRRLTFTARWLHDVASDDRLDGERVTFTIAFAPRARVR comes from the coding sequence ATGCGACCGCAGCCCGCCCCGAGCGCGCGCCGCGCGCCCCGCACCGCCGGGCTCGCCCTCGCGCTCGCCCTCGCCGCGGCCACCGCCGCGCGCGCCGCCGAGCTCGCGACGAGCCACGTCGTTCCCGGCGGCACGCGGCCGTTCGCGGTCGCCGTCGCTCCCCCGCCCGGCCCGACCTTCGCGCACACGCTGTCGGTCGCGGACGTGCGCGTCGACCGCGCCGCGCTGCGCGGCGTCCTCCACCGCGACGTCGACGCGAAGCTCGTCGACGGCACGCTGCGCGTGCGGCACGCGTTCGAGCGGCGTGCGCTCGGCGGGCGCTTCGAGCTCGAGGCCGCGCTCGCCTACGGATGGATCGAGCTCGGCGCGCGGCGCCCCTTCCCGCCGTCGACCGCGCTCGTCGCGGTGCGCGACGATCGCTTCGACCTCGGCGACCTCTCGTTCACGCCGCTCTCCTACTACTGGAATCGCGGGCGCGTGCACGTCCACCTCGCGCACGCGATCACGGCGCCGACGGGCGGCTACGACGCGCGCCGCCAGCTCGACGTCGGCCGCAACCACTGGAGCTTCGACACGACGCTCGCGGGCACGTTCTTCAACGAGCGCAGCGGGAGCGAGGTGTCGGGCGCGATCGGCTGGATGACGAACACCGAGAACCGCGCCACGCGCTTCGACTCGGGCGACGAGCTGCACGTCGACGCGATGCTGAACCAGTGGCTGGCGACGAACTTCGCGGTCGGCGCGCACGGCTACTTCGCGCTCCAGACCGGGCCCGACGACATCGCGGGCCGCTCCACGCGCGGCCTCGTCGGGCGCGCGGTCGGCGTCGGCGCCGCCGCGCAGTGGGCGCCCGACGTCTTCGACCGCCGCCTCACGTTCACCGCGCGCTGGCTGCACGACGTCGCGTCCGACGACCGGCTCGACGGCGAGCGCGTCACGTTCACGATCGCGTTCGCGCCGCGCGCGCGCGTGCGCTGA
- a CDS encoding MoxR family ATPase encodes MTTDATTGPATPTAGADTRAVQDAFARVREAVGRVIVGQDEPVRLAFATLLCEGHALFEGVPGVAKTLLVRTLANALALRFGRVQFTADLMPADVIGTSVLQQAAGDLRFRPGPLFTDVLLADEINRAPAKTQAALLEAMQERAATVDGVRHDLGPYFTVFATQNPVEQEGTYPLPEAELDRFLFKVVVGYPGEDEEVALLARHHAGGAGGGAAEAAVAPVLDAGELARLRDAVRRVIVRDEVLRYVADLVRATRDDARFELGASPRAGVLLLRAAKANAALEGRDFAIPEDVQQVHLPTLRHRVLLDAAAEVDGTTPDEALRANLSSVTVPR; translated from the coding sequence ATGACGACCGATGCGACGACCGGACCCGCGACGCCGACGGCCGGCGCCGACACGCGCGCCGTGCAGGATGCCTTCGCGCGCGTGCGCGAGGCCGTGGGCCGCGTGATCGTCGGGCAGGACGAGCCCGTCCGGCTCGCGTTCGCGACGCTGCTCTGCGAGGGCCACGCCCTCTTCGAGGGCGTGCCGGGCGTCGCGAAGACGCTGCTCGTGCGCACGCTCGCGAACGCGCTCGCGCTGCGCTTCGGGCGCGTGCAGTTCACGGCCGACCTGATGCCGGCCGACGTGATCGGGACGTCGGTGCTGCAGCAGGCGGCCGGCGACCTGCGCTTCCGGCCCGGGCCGCTGTTCACCGACGTGCTGCTCGCGGACGAGATCAACCGCGCGCCCGCGAAGACGCAGGCCGCGCTGCTCGAGGCGATGCAGGAGCGCGCGGCGACCGTCGACGGCGTGCGGCACGACCTCGGCCCGTACTTCACCGTGTTCGCGACGCAGAACCCGGTGGAGCAGGAGGGGACGTACCCGCTGCCCGAGGCGGAGCTCGACCGCTTCCTGTTCAAGGTGGTGGTCGGCTACCCGGGCGAGGACGAGGAGGTCGCGCTGCTCGCGCGCCACCACGCGGGTGGGGCGGGCGGCGGGGCCGCGGAGGCGGCCGTCGCTCCCGTCCTCGACGCCGGCGAGCTCGCGCGGCTGCGCGACGCGGTGCGCCGCGTGATCGTGCGCGACGAGGTGCTCCGCTACGTCGCCGACCTCGTGCGCGCGACGCGCGACGATGCGCGCTTCGAGCTCGGCGCGTCGCCGCGCGCGGGCGTGCTGCTGCTGCGCGCCGCGAAGGCGAACGCGGCGCTCGAGGGGCGCGACTTCGCGATTCCCGAAGACGTGCAGCAGGTGCACCTGCCGACGCTGCGGCACCGCGTCCTGCTCGACGCCGCGGCCGAGGTCGACGGCACGACGCCCGACGAGGCGCTGCGCGCGAACCTCTCGAGCGTGACGGTGCCGCGGTGA
- a CDS encoding protein kinase, producing MTRDDARERALLDALAPRYRVVRPLGRGAQKSVWLARDTALERDVALAVLRDGERTAGLDEARALARLGGHPGIASIYDVVEVGDGVAIAMEYAPGGTLAARLARATGGLPLAETLAIGAQVCRALEHAHASGLRHGDVQPRNVLLGADGRALLVDFGLAGDVAATRVDALAGSPDYLAPEAMRLASAGASTDLYGVGCLLFELATGAPPFAASSVRETLARQQLRAPDLAPLARAGAPPALVDLVARLLAKDAAARPASARDVRLALDGLRAAEPAANERTAGAIERGERLDRALGGDARAREAGRWVGRVAERRAALALLDRLAARSARAVVDEPPEAAARAGGAIRIAGAGGIGKTRLLDELAVEAAARGHVVARGRANEGPSEAFAPFARALAPWSARIGELDGGDAARVRRLLGDARVEPALHTAPTERALLFAAVARFLDLLAAERGLLLALDDLHWADTASLDLAAYLLDLLSRAPRAHAFAIAAAHRPPEPGSPFARFAEDTAAAAHAIDVGVLDASGVHELLELQGHARASEQLVSLLVAESGGNPLFVADLARHLARTGALVERGGFLASALPAERLTLPPDVEASAAARAHGLPAEARALLRLAAHDGMEIDAAELAELASEPLDAVEAALREALRLDLVVAGDGRLAFAHPIVRSALRALDDGPPSERIHVELADRIAKRCEREGVEAAPRVAAHLELAGDFCEPERLLRVAVRAAEIAQASCAWGEAGRRYAAAARAAEALGDAARAGDLYRRAGRVHHLRADPGPATDAFARAVALMRTAGTPAQLLHTLSDGAHAAMQFQKVPFGQLHPDVAEIEALLERVEGLDARIEASVCGTLAEAYFVAHDAERGERRAARALAVSERVGDDVLAADLALNCALAHLQRLDVRGAIAVYDEGCAHARRAGDLVGMEMCHQRAATLLVNTGDLAAAEERAAAADAINRTTLHAGDASLSLAAEVGRHVVRGDLARAEEVGARALELALRSRYPWSAALLMPTLALGRAQAGRWADAHAAIRALETPGEIFADPGAFPAFARRYRWLVDALAGERPDVDVAQLGTGAELDGVESFDWILVPDLCLRLELADLAGAPTATPPVERALALARAHGFVFSSGWPFFVPRILGVAATARADWDAAERAFANAELIATRERAPFELARTCLDRARMLVSRDAPGDRPRAAELLAREPVSLLHACDSLLSERAARLREFLER from the coding sequence ATGACGCGCGACGACGCACGCGAACGCGCGCTCCTCGACGCGCTCGCCCCGCGCTACCGCGTCGTGCGCCCGCTCGGCCGCGGCGCGCAGAAGTCCGTCTGGCTCGCGCGCGACACCGCGCTCGAGCGCGACGTCGCGCTCGCCGTGCTGCGCGACGGCGAGCGCACGGCGGGCCTCGACGAGGCGCGCGCGCTCGCGCGGCTCGGCGGCCACCCGGGCATCGCGTCGATCTACGACGTCGTCGAAGTCGGCGACGGCGTCGCGATCGCGATGGAGTACGCGCCCGGCGGCACGCTCGCGGCGCGGCTCGCGCGCGCAACGGGCGGGCTCCCGCTCGCCGAGACGCTCGCGATCGGCGCGCAGGTCTGCCGCGCGCTCGAGCACGCGCACGCGAGCGGGCTGCGCCACGGCGACGTGCAGCCGCGCAACGTGCTGCTCGGCGCCGACGGACGCGCGCTGCTCGTCGACTTCGGGCTCGCGGGCGACGTCGCGGCGACGCGCGTCGATGCGCTCGCCGGGAGCCCCGACTACCTCGCGCCCGAGGCGATGCGGCTCGCGAGTGCGGGCGCGTCGACGGACCTCTACGGCGTCGGGTGCCTGCTGTTCGAGCTGGCGACGGGCGCGCCGCCGTTCGCGGCGAGCTCGGTGCGCGAGACGCTCGCGCGCCAGCAGCTGCGCGCGCCCGACCTCGCCCCGCTCGCGCGCGCGGGCGCGCCGCCGGCGCTCGTCGACCTCGTCGCGCGCCTCCTGGCGAAGGACGCCGCCGCGCGGCCGGCGTCGGCGCGCGACGTGCGGCTCGCGCTCGACGGCCTGCGCGCGGCGGAGCCCGCTGCGAACGAGCGCACGGCCGGCGCCATCGAGCGGGGAGAGCGGCTCGACCGCGCGCTCGGCGGCGACGCGCGCGCGCGCGAGGCGGGGCGCTGGGTCGGTCGCGTCGCCGAGCGCCGCGCGGCGCTCGCGCTGCTCGACCGGCTCGCGGCGCGGAGCGCACGCGCGGTCGTCGACGAGCCGCCCGAAGCCGCGGCGCGCGCGGGCGGGGCGATCCGCATCGCGGGCGCGGGCGGCATCGGCAAGACCCGGCTGCTCGACGAGCTCGCCGTCGAGGCCGCCGCGCGCGGGCACGTCGTCGCGCGCGGGCGGGCGAACGAGGGCCCCTCCGAGGCGTTCGCGCCGTTCGCGCGCGCGCTCGCGCCGTGGTCGGCGCGCATCGGCGAGCTCGACGGCGGCGACGCGGCGCGCGTGCGCCGCCTGCTCGGCGATGCGCGCGTCGAGCCCGCGCTCCACACGGCGCCGACCGAGCGCGCGCTGCTCTTCGCCGCGGTCGCGCGCTTCCTCGACCTGCTCGCCGCCGAGCGCGGCCTGCTGCTCGCACTCGACGACCTGCACTGGGCCGACACCGCGTCGCTCGACCTCGCGGCCTACCTGCTCGACCTGCTCTCGCGCGCGCCGCGCGCGCACGCGTTCGCGATCGCGGCCGCGCACCGGCCGCCCGAGCCCGGCTCGCCGTTCGCGCGCTTCGCCGAGGACACGGCGGCCGCGGCGCACGCGATCGACGTCGGCGTGCTCGACGCGTCGGGCGTGCACGAGCTGCTCGAGCTGCAGGGCCACGCGCGCGCGTCCGAGCAGCTCGTGTCGCTGCTCGTCGCCGAGAGCGGCGGCAATCCGCTCTTCGTCGCCGACCTCGCGCGGCACCTCGCGCGCACGGGCGCGCTCGTCGAGCGCGGCGGCTTCCTCGCGAGCGCGCTGCCGGCCGAGCGTCTCACGCTCCCGCCCGACGTCGAGGCGAGCGCGGCGGCGCGCGCGCACGGCCTCCCCGCGGAGGCGCGCGCGCTGCTGCGGCTCGCCGCGCACGACGGCATGGAGATCGACGCGGCCGAGCTCGCCGAGCTCGCGTCGGAGCCGCTCGACGCCGTCGAGGCGGCGCTGCGCGAGGCCCTGCGGCTCGACCTCGTCGTCGCGGGCGACGGGCGGCTCGCGTTCGCGCACCCGATCGTGCGCAGCGCGCTGCGCGCGCTCGACGACGGCCCGCCGAGCGAGCGCATCCACGTCGAGCTCGCCGACCGCATCGCGAAGCGCTGCGAGCGCGAGGGGGTCGAGGCGGCGCCGCGCGTCGCCGCGCACCTCGAGCTCGCGGGCGACTTCTGCGAGCCCGAGCGCCTGCTGCGCGTGGCCGTGCGCGCCGCCGAGATCGCGCAGGCGAGCTGCGCGTGGGGCGAGGCGGGGCGACGTTATGCGGCGGCCGCGCGCGCCGCCGAAGCGCTCGGCGACGCCGCGCGGGCCGGCGACCTCTACCGGCGCGCGGGCCGCGTCCACCACCTGCGCGCCGACCCGGGCCCCGCGACCGACGCGTTCGCGCGCGCCGTCGCGCTCATGCGAACGGCGGGCACACCCGCGCAGCTCCTGCACACGCTCTCCGACGGCGCGCACGCGGCCATGCAGTTCCAGAAGGTGCCGTTCGGCCAGCTCCACCCCGACGTCGCCGAGATCGAGGCGCTGCTCGAGCGCGTCGAAGGGCTCGACGCGCGCATCGAGGCGAGCGTGTGCGGCACGCTCGCCGAGGCGTACTTCGTGGCGCACGACGCCGAGCGCGGCGAACGGCGCGCTGCGCGCGCGCTCGCCGTCTCGGAGCGCGTCGGCGACGACGTGCTCGCGGCCGACCTCGCGCTCAACTGCGCGCTCGCGCACCTGCAGCGGCTCGACGTGCGCGGCGCGATCGCCGTCTACGACGAGGGGTGCGCGCACGCGCGGCGCGCGGGCGACCTCGTGGGCATGGAGATGTGCCACCAGCGCGCGGCGACGCTGCTCGTGAACACGGGCGACCTCGCGGCCGCCGAGGAGCGCGCGGCCGCGGCCGACGCGATCAACCGCACGACGCTGCACGCGGGCGACGCCTCGCTCTCGCTCGCGGCCGAGGTGGGCCGGCACGTCGTGCGCGGCGACCTCGCGCGCGCCGAAGAGGTGGGCGCGCGCGCCCTCGAGCTCGCGCTGCGCTCGCGCTACCCGTGGTCGGCCGCGCTGCTCATGCCCACGCTCGCGCTCGGCCGCGCGCAGGCCGGGCGCTGGGCGGACGCGCACGCGGCGATCCGCGCGCTCGAGACGCCGGGCGAGATCTTCGCCGACCCGGGCGCCTTCCCGGCGTTCGCGCGCCGCTACCGCTGGCTCGTCGACGCGCTCGCCGGCGAGCGTCCCGACGTCGACGTCGCGCAGCTCGGCACCGGCGCCGAGCTCGACGGCGTCGAGTCCTTCGACTGGATCCTCGTGCCCGACCTCTGCCTGCGCCTCGAGCTCGCCGACCTCGCCGGCGCGCCGACCGCGACGCCGCCCGTCGAGCGCGCGCTCGCACTCGCCCGCGCGCACGGCTTCGTCTTCTCGAGCGGCTGGCCCTTCTTCGTGCCGCGCATCCTCGGCGTCGCCGCCACCGCGCGCGCCGACTGGGACGCCGCCGAGCGCGCCTTCGCCAACGCCGAGCTCATCGCCACCCGCGAGCGCGCGCCCTTCGAGCTCGCCCGCACCTGCCTCGACCGCGCCCGCATGCTCGTCTCGCGCGACGCCCCCGGCGACCGCCCCCGCGCCGCCGAGCTCCTCGCGCGCGAACCCGTGTCCCTCCTGCACGCCTGCGACTCGCTCCTCTCCGAGCGCGCCGCACGCCTGCGGGAGTTCCTGGAACGTTAG